The following coding sequences lie in one Xanthomonas hortorum pv. pelargonii genomic window:
- a CDS encoding universal stress protein — protein sequence MYKRILIAIDASELSHRGLFQGLELAKATGGKVDIVTVSEPWAMGMYDAMGWSVGYEASPEYRTEREAAAEKILRPALELAVAANIKATSHHVLDRFAAEGIVQTAKDCNSDLIIMTSHGRRGVRRMLLGSQTVEVLTNSSIPVLVIR from the coding sequence ATGTACAAACGTATCCTGATTGCCATCGATGCATCCGAGCTGTCGCATCGTGGTTTGTTCCAGGGCCTTGAATTGGCCAAGGCCACTGGCGGCAAGGTCGATATCGTCACCGTGTCCGAGCCGTGGGCGATGGGCATGTACGACGCGATGGGCTGGAGCGTGGGCTACGAAGCGAGCCCGGAATATCGCACCGAGCGCGAGGCGGCTGCCGAGAAGATTCTGCGCCCGGCGCTGGAACTGGCGGTGGCGGCCAATATCAAGGCCACCTCGCATCACGTGCTGGATCGGTTCGCTGCCGAAGGCATCGTGCAGACCGCCAAGGACTGCAACAGCGATCTGATCATCATGACCTCGCACGGGCGCCGCGGCGTGCGCCGTATGCTGCTCGGCAGCCAGACGGTGGAAGTGCTGACCAACAGTTCGATTCCGGTGTTGGTGATTCGCTGA
- a CDS encoding DUF2782 domain-containing protein — MMRASLLLLPLLLLGGCATSGASGNVPAGADVTSKTMGNGDKVDEYRVNGQLEMVRVTPARGAPYFLYDRDHDGHTDAEKDKVNKVYWKLYSW; from the coding sequence ATGATGAGAGCAAGTCTTTTGCTGCTGCCATTACTGCTGCTCGGCGGCTGTGCCACCAGCGGCGCCAGCGGCAACGTGCCGGCCGGTGCGGATGTCACCAGCAAGACCATGGGCAACGGCGACAAGGTCGACGAGTACCGGGTCAACGGCCAGCTGGAAATGGTGCGCGTGACGCCCGCGCGCGGTGCGCCCTACTTCCTGTATGACCGCGATCACGACGGCCATACCGATGCGGAAAAGGACAAGGTCAACAAGGTGTATTGGAAGTTGTATAGCTGGTGA
- the ecfK gene encoding ECF-type sigma factor EcfK, with protein sequence MSELPITELLQAWQREEPGAGDALARQVYMVLRETALRLLRRNARGGLQATELVHEAWMRLEQGQQGFRSRAHFYSVAALQMRHLLVDLARQQASAKRGGQAVTLTISLSDGAPRPEALLMVADAFDKLARVDERKAKAFALTELVGFSVAEAAEQLEVSVPTLERDLRFARVWLAAQL encoded by the coding sequence ATGTCCGAGCTGCCGATCACCGAGTTGTTGCAGGCCTGGCAGCGCGAGGAGCCCGGCGCGGGCGATGCATTGGCGCGGCAGGTGTACATGGTGCTGCGCGAGACGGCGTTGCGGCTACTGCGGCGCAATGCGCGCGGCGGGCTGCAGGCCACCGAGCTGGTGCATGAGGCGTGGATGCGGCTGGAGCAGGGGCAGCAGGGCTTTCGCTCGCGTGCGCACTTCTATTCGGTTGCCGCACTGCAGATGCGCCACCTGTTGGTGGATCTGGCGCGGCAGCAGGCCAGCGCCAAGCGGGGTGGGCAGGCGGTGACGTTGACCATCAGTCTGTCCGATGGCGCGCCGCGACCGGAGGCCTTGCTGATGGTGGCCGATGCCTTCGACAAGCTGGCGCGCGTGGACGAGCGCAAGGCCAAGGCGTTCGCGCTGACCGAGCTGGTGGGTTTCAGTGTGGCCGAGGCGGCCGAGCAACTGGAGGTGTCGGTGCCCACGCTGGAGCGCGATCTGCGCTTTGCGCGGGTGTGGCTGGCGGCGCAGCTGTGA
- a CDS encoding patatin-like phospholipase family protein, which yields MTPSYTRFKTVLALQETSMSFNIISCDGGGIRGLITAILIQDLDQHSNILSHANCFAGTSTGGLLALALVQNVSINTIIEMYMTKGASIFEPNGWLLDQQAESQQQGVDATLGSGPGFFSSQYKNDGLIQIASGLLGTTSLADAKRLVVVNAARLWDATSGNWMPATFSNGVNNAYRQISMVDAALATSAAPTYFPPYRISGAYGDYGFFADGGVFANNPAMTAVAEAIASGLVNSVGDIQLLSLGTGSSPQGIPSTAIGNPLDWGAKSWLYPWASGSVPAMPLLNLTMDATAELASIQAEQVLAGNFKRANVELKRPYALDDWKHVADLASETQAYLQTDAWKQTRDWVASRWK from the coding sequence TTGACGCCTTCGTACACACGTTTCAAGACAGTGCTCGCTCTCCAGGAGACTTCAATGTCGTTCAATATCATCAGCTGCGATGGCGGCGGAATTCGAGGACTGATCACCGCGATCCTCATCCAGGACCTGGACCAGCACAGCAACATCCTCAGCCATGCAAATTGCTTTGCCGGCACTTCCACCGGTGGCCTGCTTGCTCTGGCATTGGTGCAAAACGTCTCGATCAACACGATTATCGAGATGTACATGACCAAAGGCGCAAGCATTTTCGAACCCAACGGGTGGCTTCTCGATCAACAGGCCGAGTCGCAACAGCAAGGGGTGGACGCGACGCTGGGGAGCGGGCCGGGCTTCTTCAGCAGCCAGTACAAGAACGATGGATTGATCCAGATCGCAAGCGGATTGTTGGGTACAACGTCGCTTGCAGATGCGAAGCGGCTCGTCGTCGTCAACGCCGCGCGCCTGTGGGACGCGACCAGTGGGAACTGGATGCCTGCCACGTTCTCCAACGGCGTCAACAATGCGTACAGGCAGATCAGCATGGTCGATGCCGCATTGGCCACGTCTGCCGCGCCAACCTACTTTCCGCCCTATCGGATTTCCGGAGCATACGGCGACTATGGCTTCTTCGCCGACGGCGGCGTGTTCGCCAACAATCCGGCCATGACCGCCGTGGCCGAGGCCATTGCAAGTGGCCTGGTGAACAGCGTCGGCGATATCCAGCTGCTCTCGCTTGGAACCGGCAGCAGCCCGCAAGGAATTCCATCCACCGCAATCGGCAACCCGCTCGACTGGGGCGCAAAATCCTGGCTGTATCCCTGGGCAAGCGGCTCGGTGCCGGCCATGCCGCTACTGAATCTGACCATGGATGCAACGGCCGAACTTGCAAGCATCCAGGCCGAGCAGGTGCTGGCCGGCAACTTCAAGCGCGCCAATGTCGAACTGAAACGTCCTTACGCACTGGATGACTGGAAGCATGTCGCTGATCTGGCCAGCGAAACCCAGGCTTACCTGCAGACAGATGCGTGGAAACAGACGCGTGACTGGGTCGCCAGCCGCTGGAAATAG
- a CDS encoding serine hydrolase domain-containing protein, with protein MQHHRVPGVAVAILRGGQIHSIKGFGSTTAGRRSPIGEDTLFSVGSVSKVVTAALCVKLAALGIVDLDTDVGTWLRRWQIPQGPDGDTSKISLRMLLSHTAGFNVHGFKDFDPGAALPTLVQTLTGTSPAVNKPLQRIDIAGTRARYSGGGYMIAQAVIEDAVGKPLNAIATEHLLGPLGMRRSRFDAGLAADTRDVAHAHDDSGAHVALPRGWQSFPELAASGFWTSAKELSRLVIALGSSYRSSVGFLPQALAIDMMTEVAPGIHGLGPRLAGQGQSRIFHHAGANDSYKAYLEGNLESGDGLIVLTNGENGDLLHNEIRNAVSDAQHWPGDWSVQVSPVDFTALLKDYTGRYVRRPNQEPLLTGVLDLSFLGEEVVISQSSEGLVLEGKSRPRSLKPLNSHRFVADAAIPAGTLQFQFDRDSDRRVVTLRVMAGDGVMVFAPE; from the coding sequence ATGCAACATCACCGAGTGCCAGGCGTGGCAGTTGCGATCCTGCGCGGGGGACAGATCCACAGCATCAAAGGCTTCGGATCGACAACGGCGGGACGTCGCTCACCGATCGGCGAAGACACCTTGTTCTCGGTTGGCTCGGTCAGCAAGGTAGTGACGGCCGCGCTGTGCGTGAAGCTTGCCGCGCTTGGCATCGTGGATCTGGATACAGACGTCGGCACCTGGCTACGCCGTTGGCAGATACCGCAAGGGCCGGACGGCGATACCAGCAAGATTTCCCTGCGCATGCTGCTGTCGCATACAGCAGGTTTCAACGTGCACGGCTTCAAGGACTTCGACCCAGGCGCTGCATTGCCCACGCTGGTACAGACGCTCACCGGCACATCGCCCGCAGTCAACAAGCCTTTGCAGCGGATCGATATTGCCGGCACCCGCGCGCGTTACTCCGGTGGCGGTTACATGATCGCGCAGGCGGTGATCGAAGACGCTGTGGGCAAACCGTTGAATGCGATTGCCACCGAGCATCTTCTTGGCCCATTGGGCATGCGCAGGAGCCGGTTCGATGCAGGCCTTGCCGCAGACACGCGCGATGTGGCGCACGCACACGACGACTCGGGCGCTCATGTTGCACTACCGCGTGGATGGCAAAGTTTCCCGGAACTGGCGGCGTCCGGCTTCTGGACCTCGGCCAAGGAGTTGAGCCGCTTGGTCATCGCGTTGGGTAGCTCCTACCGCAGCAGTGTCGGATTTCTGCCGCAAGCTTTGGCTATCGACATGATGACCGAGGTGGCCCCCGGCATCCACGGGCTCGGGCCACGCCTCGCCGGGCAAGGGCAATCGCGCATCTTTCATCACGCCGGAGCCAACGACAGCTACAAGGCCTATCTCGAAGGAAATCTCGAGAGCGGCGACGGCCTGATCGTGCTCACCAACGGTGAAAACGGCGACTTGCTCCATAACGAGATTCGCAACGCGGTCTCCGATGCGCAGCATTGGCCAGGCGATTGGTCGGTGCAAGTCAGCCCGGTCGATTTCACAGCCCTCCTGAAGGACTACACCGGCCGCTATGTGCGGCGGCCCAATCAGGAACCGCTGCTCACCGGCGTGCTGGATCTGAGCTTTCTCGGCGAGGAGGTCGTGATTTCGCAAAGCAGCGAGGGATTGGTGCTGGAAGGTAAAAGCAGGCCTCGCTCGCTGAAGCCGCTCAACAGCCATCGCTTTGTTGCCGATGCAGCGATTCCTGCGGGGACGCTGCAGTTTCAGTTTGATCGAGACAGCGATCGTCGTGTGGTGACGCTGAGAGTGATGGCTGGGGATGGAGTGATGGTTTTTGCGCCCGAGTGA
- the tagK gene encoding transcriptional regulator TagK, which translates to MAPLFSVDQITGPGEWAAGSTRMSNTGYYNAIVPQASASVVAHAPLMIDLLAYIEQHIGEAELGTESLQQAFALSRASLYRLFQSRGGVARYIREQRLCTAHRYLQAYPECSLTWLLYEMGFASERQFQRCFQQRFGMQPMQWRRHCRAAPATHSPRRGHYMPLWRFMRELSQEAQRDHTPVRPGTLPVQPAPLMHTEALRRLARPASRFAGQPETMEN; encoded by the coding sequence TTGGCGCCGCTTTTCTCGGTTGATCAGATAACAGGCCCCGGGGAGTGGGCCGCAGGCAGCACCCGCATGAGCAACACCGGCTATTACAACGCCATCGTCCCGCAGGCATCGGCATCGGTGGTGGCGCACGCGCCGCTGATGATCGATCTGCTGGCCTACATCGAGCAGCACATCGGCGAGGCCGAGCTCGGTACCGAGTCCTTGCAACAGGCGTTCGCGTTGTCGCGCGCCTCGTTGTACCGGCTGTTCCAGTCGCGTGGCGGCGTGGCCCGCTACATCCGCGAGCAGCGCCTGTGCACCGCGCACCGCTATTTGCAGGCCTACCCGGAGTGCAGCCTGACCTGGTTACTGTATGAGATGGGCTTCGCCTCGGAACGGCAGTTTCAACGCTGTTTTCAGCAGCGTTTCGGCATGCAGCCGATGCAATGGCGCCGCCACTGTCGGGCTGCGCCGGCAACGCATTCGCCGCGCCGCGGCCACTACATGCCGCTATGGCGCTTCATGCGCGAGCTGAGCCAGGAGGCGCAACGCGATCACACGCCGGTGCGCCCTGGCACGCTGCCGGTCCAGCCCGCCCCGCTGATGCATACCGAAGCGCTACGGCGTCTTGCACGGCCGGCGAGCCGCTTTGCGGGTCAGCCTGAAACAATGGAAAACTGA
- a CDS encoding serine/threonine-protein kinase: MAGGAAVSVVATSWQRLEALFHQSCLLPVEAREASARAQAGDDVVLRDALLAMLAVESQATLRVRAPLKQAVAALRAPLPELPAGTRFGAWAIDRLIGAGGMGQVYLGHRADGAYEREVAIKLVAADALDVQGRALFEFECRLLAQMVHPAIAQIHDVGTDAHGRPYLVMEYLRGEPITWWCDAHLLSLHARVLLMLRVSEAVQHAHQKGVIHRDLKPSNVLVSDIDGRPMPGVIDFGIAIDAANPGMTSAHGRGTPGYMSPEQARGEQDVDARSDIYALGAMFYELSCGLAPVAGQDGLPQPPSQRVAAVPADARARICAARATTHARLQRQLRDGLDAIVLRALAPEPVARYASVSALLDELHRWLDGYPPRALQAGRWWRLRKFAQRHRSGVLAAGLVSIALMGGLGATLWSLQQAARDAQRAQVTGDFMSSVLSSVDPGIAQDLDKTLMLRLLQQASQRAARELADQPDARTEVELTLGRTLIALSDYPQAVAHLRTAQALAQQSTGAGSEPALEAASMLGQALSGAGQSREAERVLRAGMAQAARGSAKQQSLGNDMRARLAWALRDQGRMLEALAESRHAYVAALANVATTAERRIDAGNSYAGMLAGNGQLAPAIALQRSLLRERIGVRGPEHPLVLSMRNSLAVFLLMQREFAAAEAELAPLLRITRKLYGDNAADTLMVEGNLADTLRQQGKLAEAGPHYRAAMERARAAFGDDARATITYRSNHAFWLLDAGQVQASLVEQRACLASSLRVLGRAHPQTAEILRGMSEAERRLGQIAAARDHAQQALQMLTGIYGDAEEPLLAARQTLALAAAAKAMPAISSAETTTAVAQR, encoded by the coding sequence GTGGCTGGCGGCGCAGCTGTGAGCGTTGTCGCCACTTCCTGGCAACGCCTGGAGGCGTTATTTCATCAGTCCTGCCTACTGCCGGTGGAGGCGCGCGAGGCATCCGCGCGTGCGCAGGCCGGTGACGATGTGGTGCTGCGCGATGCGTTGCTGGCGATGCTGGCGGTGGAATCGCAGGCCACGCTGCGCGTGCGTGCGCCGTTGAAACAGGCCGTGGCCGCCTTACGCGCGCCATTGCCGGAGCTGCCGGCCGGCACGCGCTTTGGTGCATGGGCGATCGACCGCCTGATCGGCGCCGGCGGCATGGGTCAGGTGTATTTGGGCCATCGCGCCGACGGCGCTTACGAGCGCGAGGTGGCGATCAAGCTGGTGGCCGCCGATGCGCTGGATGTGCAGGGCCGCGCGTTGTTCGAGTTCGAATGCCGCTTGCTGGCGCAAATGGTGCACCCGGCGATCGCGCAGATTCACGATGTGGGCACCGATGCGCACGGCCGCCCGTATCTGGTGATGGAATACCTGCGCGGCGAGCCGATCACCTGGTGGTGCGATGCGCATCTGCTCTCGCTGCATGCGCGCGTGTTGTTGATGCTGCGGGTGAGCGAGGCGGTGCAGCACGCACACCAGAAAGGCGTGATCCATCGCGACCTCAAACCCAGCAACGTGCTGGTCAGCGACATCGATGGGCGGCCGATGCCGGGCGTGATCGACTTCGGCATCGCCATCGATGCGGCCAATCCCGGCATGACCTCCGCGCATGGCCGCGGTACGCCCGGCTACATGAGCCCGGAACAGGCGCGCGGCGAGCAGGACGTGGATGCGCGCAGCGACATCTATGCGTTGGGCGCAATGTTCTATGAGTTGAGCTGCGGGCTGGCACCGGTGGCCGGGCAGGATGGGCTGCCGCAGCCCCCCTCGCAGCGCGTGGCGGCAGTGCCGGCCGATGCGCGTGCACGGATCTGCGCCGCACGCGCGACCACCCACGCCCGACTGCAGCGGCAATTGCGCGACGGCCTGGATGCGATCGTGTTGCGCGCGTTGGCGCCCGAGCCCGTTGCACGCTATGCGTCGGTATCGGCCTTGCTGGACGAACTGCATCGTTGGCTCGATGGCTACCCGCCACGCGCGTTGCAGGCGGGCCGGTGGTGGCGGCTGCGCAAGTTCGCCCAACGCCATCGCAGCGGCGTGCTGGCTGCCGGTCTTGTGTCGATCGCGCTGATGGGTGGTCTGGGCGCCACGTTGTGGTCGCTGCAGCAAGCCGCGCGCGATGCGCAACGCGCGCAGGTCACTGGCGATTTCATGAGCTCGGTGTTGTCCAGCGTGGACCCTGGCATCGCGCAGGATCTGGACAAGACGCTGATGTTGCGCTTGCTGCAGCAGGCCTCGCAGCGCGCCGCGCGCGAGCTGGCCGATCAACCGGATGCACGCACCGAGGTGGAACTGACGCTGGGTCGCACGCTGATCGCCTTGTCGGACTATCCGCAGGCGGTTGCGCATCTGCGCACCGCGCAGGCGCTGGCGCAGCAGAGCACGGGTGCCGGCAGCGAGCCGGCGCTGGAAGCGGCCTCCATGCTGGGCCAGGCGCTCAGTGGTGCGGGTCAATCGCGCGAGGCCGAGCGCGTGCTGCGCGCCGGCATGGCGCAGGCCGCGCGCGGCAGCGCAAAGCAGCAGAGCCTGGGTAACGACATGCGTGCCCGGCTGGCATGGGCGCTGCGCGATCAAGGCCGCATGCTGGAGGCGCTGGCGGAAAGCCGGCATGCCTACGTCGCCGCATTGGCCAACGTGGCCACCACAGCAGAACGCCGCATCGATGCCGGCAACAGCTACGCCGGCATGCTGGCTGGGAATGGGCAGCTTGCACCGGCCATCGCCTTGCAGCGCAGCCTGCTGCGCGAGCGCATTGGCGTGCGTGGGCCAGAGCATCCGCTGGTGCTGTCGATGCGCAACAGCCTGGCGGTGTTTTTGCTGATGCAGCGCGAGTTTGCCGCTGCCGAAGCCGAACTCGCGCCGCTGCTGCGTATTACCCGCAAGCTGTACGGCGACAACGCCGCCGATACCTTGATGGTGGAAGGCAATCTCGCCGACACCTTGCGTCAGCAAGGCAAGCTGGCCGAAGCCGGCCCGCATTACCGCGCTGCGATGGAGCGCGCACGCGCCGCCTTCGGCGACGATGCGCGGGCCACGATCACCTACCGCAGCAACCATGCCTTCTGGTTGCTGGATGCCGGGCAGGTGCAGGCATCATTGGTCGAACAGCGCGCTTGCCTGGCCTCGTCCTTGCGCGTGTTGGGCCGTGCGCATCCACAGACCGCCGAGATCCTGCGCGGCATGTCCGAGGCCGAGCGCAGGCTTGGCCAGATCGCCGCTGCGCGCGACCACGCGCAGCAAGCGCTGCAGATGTTGACCGGTATCTACGGCGATGCCGAAGAACCGCTGCTTGCCGCACGCCAGACCCTGGCGCTGGCCGCAGCGGCCAAGGCAATGCCGGCCATCTCAAGCGCAGAGACCACCACCGCTGTTGCGCAACGCTGA
- a CDS encoding DUF2147 domain-containing protein gives MKCISAVCYVVFGLVVQSTPAFAAEPITGKWFTDNQQALVDIQPCGTSLCGTIVKVLRTKPGSRKTDAFNPDPAKRHNPMEGTVILSELVDAGDLWKGKIYNPESGKTYNAKIKRGADGSLKVEGCVAFICQGPTWQPAP, from the coding sequence ATGAAATGCATCTCTGCAGTATGTTATGTCGTTTTCGGCCTTGTCGTGCAGAGCACGCCTGCATTCGCCGCCGAACCCATCACCGGAAAATGGTTCACCGATAACCAGCAGGCACTGGTCGACATCCAGCCCTGCGGCACGTCGCTGTGCGGCACCATCGTCAAGGTGCTGCGGACCAAGCCCGGTAGCCGGAAGACCGATGCGTTCAATCCGGATCCGGCCAAGCGCCACAACCCCATGGAAGGCACGGTGATCCTCAGCGAGCTGGTGGATGCAGGAGATCTGTGGAAAGGCAAGATCTACAACCCCGAATCCGGCAAGACCTACAACGCCAAGATCAAGCGTGGCGCCGATGGCTCCTTGAAGGTGGAGGGCTGCGTGGCCTTCATATGTCAGGGGCCGACCTGGCAGCCCGCACCTTGA